One region of Pogoniulus pusillus isolate bPogPus1 chromosome 19, bPogPus1.pri, whole genome shotgun sequence genomic DNA includes:
- the LOC135184105 gene encoding kinesin-like protein KIF18B isoform X2 translates to MALVPPPQEGTVAVMVRVRPPAAGERAAQQPLLRVVDHKTLVFDPEGLGGASGPALPARGTKHPGKQQKFVFDRVFGEQATQEEVFQHTTRDMVDTVLDGYNCSVFAYGATGAGKSFTMMGSEQSPGIIYLAMVELYKQLEARKEKSYEVLVSYQEVYNEQLHDLLEPKGPLSIWEDPEKGAVVQGLSLHQPSSAEQLLQMVVSGNRNRTQHPTDANACSSRSHAVFQVYVKQQACAGGPAGHVQVAKMSLVDLAGSERASVAKTRGKRLREGASINRSLLALIGVITALAGAKGPRSHVPYRDSKLTRLLKDCLGGNCRTLMLAVLSPSPLAYEDTYNTLKYASRAKEIEVSLQSNLRGVDCHVCKYRELCEQLRAEVAELRAKLRANEDAASGSQCQGPALLPALASSPLQLPRDGAPASSRALNVTHEVCTVPASASGPGPLGCSVPEALEQRQSLQDQQDDAPSGAKAAAPAMSFSPRQQPLPRDGSFLAQDAAPEALEAVGQQEAAAGQKQVAAASTAAELSRASPAQRSQQGWDGQVPAKASVAVPAAPLISSPLPDWQHLAPLTSATLLALSPIRKRGLELLPAAVPSTSPTRSAPCQPQPVGPGPWAAACQRPWSRGRACRTSRMMPPQGPTTADLSCPVSRPGSKRGAAQRWQPAAAAPCCQPCPCRLHPAKRSLGRLPQPGPPALLPSSCLGSSAPSFLQPLQLSCVPCSVPSPPPPPAVLSPPPFCGSVPLSSPLPSRSRCGSITPSPSQLCLLPPPPLRSPPPFPPPRLGPFTKPLFLWLCRAALGASCLPLALPLPAPGPGPSSRAWAPVWLPPALPSCPLGSARRGSGLPAVPECC, encoded by the exons atggcGCTGGTGCCTCCCCCCCAGGAGGGCACCGTGGCCGTCATGGTGCGAGTGCGACCCCCTGCAGCCGGCGAGAGAGCCGCGCAGCAGCCGCTGCTGAGAGTCGTCGACCACAAGACCCTTGTGTTCGACCCCGAAGGGCTCGGTGGTGCCTCCGGCCCTGCGCTGCCTGCCCGCGGCACCAAGCACCCGGGGAAGCAGCAGAAGTTCGTCTTCGACCGGGTGTTTGGGGAGCAGGCCACGCAggaggaggtgttccagcacACCACCCGCGACATGGTCGACACCGTCCTCGATGGCTACAACTGCTCCG TGTTTGCCTACGGTGCCACGGGAGCAGGGAAAAGCTTCACCATGatgggctctgagcagagccctggcatcATCTACCTGGCCATGGTGGAGCTATACAAGCAGCTGGAGGCTAGGAAGGAGAAGAGCTACGAGGTCCTGGTCTCCTACCAGGAG gtctACAACGAGCAGCTCCACGACCTGCTGGAGCCCAAgggccctctgagcatctgggAGGACCCTGAGAAGGGAGCCGTGGTTCAGGGCCTCTCCTTGcaccag cccagctctgcggagcagctgctgcagatggtGGTGAGCGGCAACAGGAACCGGACGCAGCATCCCACTGATGCCAATGCCTGCTCCTCCCGCTCCCACGCTGTCTTCCAg GTCTATGTGAAGCAGCAGGCGTGTGCCGGTGGCCCGGCTGGGCACGTGCAGGTGGCCAAGATGAGCTTGGTGGACCTGGCAGGCTCGGAGCGAGCTTCGGTGGCCAAGACAAGGGGCAAGCGGCTGCGGGAGGGGGCCAGCATCAACCGCTCGCTGCTGGCCCTCATCGGCGTCATCACGGCGCTGGCGGGCGCCAAG ggcccGAGGAGCCACGTCCCGTACCGGGACAGCAAGCTGACGCGCCTGCTGAAGGACTGCCTCGGCGGCAACTGCCGCACCCTCATGCTGGCTGTGCTCAGCCCCTCGCCGCTGGCCTACGAGGACACCTACAACACGCTCAAGTATGCCAGCCGTGCCAAGGAGATCGAGGTCTCG ctgcagagcaaccTGCGCGGCGTGGACTGCCACGTGTGCAAATACAGGGAGCTGTgcgagcagctgagagcagag GTGGCAGAGCTTCGGGCGAAACTCCGTGCCAACGAGGATGCTGCCAGCGGCTCGCAGTGCCAGGGGCCggcgctgctgcctgccctcgcCTCCAGCCCCTTGCAGCTGCCCAG GGATggagctcctgccagcagccgTGCCCTCAATGTCACCCACGAGGTCTGCACTgtgccagcctcagccagtGGGCCCGGGCCCTTGGGCTGCAGCGTGCCAGAGGCcttggagcagaggcagagcctgcaggacCAGCAGGATGATGCCCCCTCAGGGGCCAA ggctgcagctcctgccatgaGCTTCTCCCCAAGgcagcagcccctccccagggatggcagcttcCTTGCTCAGGATGCAGCCCCGGAGGCACTGGAGGCTGTGggccagcaggaggctgctgcaggccagaAGCAGGTGGCAgctgcaagcacagctgcagagctcagccgggccagcccagcccagaggagccagcagggctgggatgggCAGGTGCCAG CCAAGGCCTctgtggctgtgcctgctgcccctctgatcagctctcccctgccagaCTGGCAGCACCTGGCACCGCTCACCAGTgctacactgctggctctcagcCCCATTAGGAAGAGGG ggctggagctcctgccagcagccgTGCCCTCAACGTCACCCACGAGGTCTGCACCgtgccagcctcagccagtGGGCCCGGGCCCTTGGGCTGCAGCGTGCCAGAGGCcttggagcagaggcagagcctgcaggacCAGCAGGATGATGCCCCCTCAGGGGCCAA CCACGGCAGACCTTTCGTGCCCTGTGAGCAGGCCTGGCAGCAAGAGAGGAGCAGCACAACGTTGGCAGCCCGCGGCAGCagccccctgctgccagccctgcccctgccggCTGCATCCAGCCAAGCGCTCCCTGGGAAGGCTTCCCCAGCCAggcccccctgccctgctgcccagctcctgccttggcagctctgccccatccttcctgcagcccctccagctctcctgcgtgccctgctctgtgcccagccctccccccccacctgcGGTGctgtccccccctcccttttgcGGCTCGGttcccctctcttcccctctcccatcCCGGTCGCGGTGCGGTTCCATTACCCCCTCTCCTTCGCAGCTCTgtctcctgccccctccccctttgcgctctcctcctcctttcccccctccgcGGCTCGGTCCCTTCACTAAACCTTTGTTCctttggctctgcagagctgctctgggtgcttctTGCCTCCCCCTGGCGCTCCCTCTGCCTGCGCCCGGACCAGGCCCTTCCTCCCGGGCTTGGGCTCCAGTGTGgcttcccccagctctgccctcctgcccccttgGCAGTGCCCGCAGGGGCTCTGGCttgcctgctgtgccagagtgctgctga
- the LOC135184105 gene encoding kinesin-like protein KIF18B isoform X7: MALVPPPQEGTVAVMVRVRPPAAGERAAQQPLLRVVDHKTLVFDPEGLGGASGPALPARGTKHPGKQQKFVFDRVFGEQATQEEVFQHTTRDMVDTVLDGYNCSVFAYGATGAGKSFTMMGSEQSPGIIYLAMVELYKQLEARKEKSYEVLVSYQEVYNEQLHDLLEPKGPLSIWEDPEKGAVVQGLSLHQPSSAEQLLQMVVSGNRNRTQHPTDANACSSRSHAVFQVYVKQQACAGGPAGHVQVAKMSLVDLAGSERASVAKTRGKRLREGASINRSLLALIGVITALAGAKGPRSHVPYRDSKLTRLLKDCLGGNCRTLMLAVLSPSPLAYEDTYNTLKYASRAKEIEVSLQSNLRGVDCHVCKYRELCEQLRAEVAELRAKLRANEDAASGSQCQGPALLPALASSPLQLPRDGAPASSRALNVTHEVCTVPASASGPGPLGCSVPEALEQRQSLQDQQDDAPSGAKAGAPASSRALNVTHEVCTVPASASGPGPLGCSVPEALEQRQSLQDQQDDAPSGANHGRPFVPCEQAWQQERSSTTLAARGSSPLLPALPLPAASSQALPGKASPARPPCPAAQLLPWQLCPILPAAPPALLRALLCAQPSPPTCGAVPPSLLRLGSPLFPSPIPVAVRFHYPLSFAALSPAPSPFALSSSFPPSAARSLH, encoded by the exons atggcGCTGGTGCCTCCCCCCCAGGAGGGCACCGTGGCCGTCATGGTGCGAGTGCGACCCCCTGCAGCCGGCGAGAGAGCCGCGCAGCAGCCGCTGCTGAGAGTCGTCGACCACAAGACCCTTGTGTTCGACCCCGAAGGGCTCGGTGGTGCCTCCGGCCCTGCGCTGCCTGCCCGCGGCACCAAGCACCCGGGGAAGCAGCAGAAGTTCGTCTTCGACCGGGTGTTTGGGGAGCAGGCCACGCAggaggaggtgttccagcacACCACCCGCGACATGGTCGACACCGTCCTCGATGGCTACAACTGCTCCG TGTTTGCCTACGGTGCCACGGGAGCAGGGAAAAGCTTCACCATGatgggctctgagcagagccctggcatcATCTACCTGGCCATGGTGGAGCTATACAAGCAGCTGGAGGCTAGGAAGGAGAAGAGCTACGAGGTCCTGGTCTCCTACCAGGAG gtctACAACGAGCAGCTCCACGACCTGCTGGAGCCCAAgggccctctgagcatctgggAGGACCCTGAGAAGGGAGCCGTGGTTCAGGGCCTCTCCTTGcaccag cccagctctgcggagcagctgctgcagatggtGGTGAGCGGCAACAGGAACCGGACGCAGCATCCCACTGATGCCAATGCCTGCTCCTCCCGCTCCCACGCTGTCTTCCAg GTCTATGTGAAGCAGCAGGCGTGTGCCGGTGGCCCGGCTGGGCACGTGCAGGTGGCCAAGATGAGCTTGGTGGACCTGGCAGGCTCGGAGCGAGCTTCGGTGGCCAAGACAAGGGGCAAGCGGCTGCGGGAGGGGGCCAGCATCAACCGCTCGCTGCTGGCCCTCATCGGCGTCATCACGGCGCTGGCGGGCGCCAAG ggcccGAGGAGCCACGTCCCGTACCGGGACAGCAAGCTGACGCGCCTGCTGAAGGACTGCCTCGGCGGCAACTGCCGCACCCTCATGCTGGCTGTGCTCAGCCCCTCGCCGCTGGCCTACGAGGACACCTACAACACGCTCAAGTATGCCAGCCGTGCCAAGGAGATCGAGGTCTCG ctgcagagcaaccTGCGCGGCGTGGACTGCCACGTGTGCAAATACAGGGAGCTGTgcgagcagctgagagcagag GTGGCAGAGCTTCGGGCGAAACTCCGTGCCAACGAGGATGCTGCCAGCGGCTCGCAGTGCCAGGGGCCggcgctgctgcctgccctcgcCTCCAGCCCCTTGCAGCTGCCCAG GGATggagctcctgccagcagccgTGCCCTCAATGTCACCCACGAGGTCTGCACTgtgccagcctcagccagtGGGCCCGGGCCCTTGGGCTGCAGCGTGCCAGAGGCcttggagcagaggcagagcctgcaggacCAGCAGGATGATGCCCCCTCAGGGGCCAA ggctggagctcctgccagcagccgTGCCCTCAACGTCACCCACGAGGTCTGCACCgtgccagcctcagccagtGGGCCCGGGCCCTTGGGCTGCAGCGTGCCAGAGGCcttggagcagaggcagagcctgcaggacCAGCAGGATGATGCCCCCTCAGGGGCCAA CCACGGCAGACCTTTCGTGCCCTGTGAGCAGGCCTGGCAGCAAGAGAGGAGCAGCACAACGTTGGCAGCCCGCGGCAGCagccccctgctgccagccctgcccctgccggCTGCATCCAGCCAAGCGCTCCCTGGGAAGGCTTCCCCAGCCAggcccccctgccctgctgcccagctcctgccttggcagctctgccccatccttcctgcagcccctccagctctcctgcgtgccctgctctgtgcccagccctccccccccacctgcGGTGctgtccccccctcccttttgcGGCTCGGttcccctctcttcccctctcccatcCCGGTCGCGGTGCGGTTCCATTACCCCCTCTCCTTCGCAGCTCTgtctcctgccccctccccctttgcgctctcctcctcctttcccccctccgcGGCTCGGTCCCTTCACTAA
- the LOC135184105 gene encoding kinesin-like protein KIF18B isoform X3: MALVPPPQEGTVAVMVRVRPPAAGERAAQQPLLRVVDHKTLVFDPEGLGGASGPALPARGTKHPGKQQKFVFDRVFGEQATQEEVFQHTTRDMVDTVLDGYNCSVFAYGATGAGKSFTMMGSEQSPGIIYLAMVELYKQLEARKEKSYEVLVSYQEVYNEQLHDLLEPKGPLSIWEDPEKGAVVQGLSLHQPSSAEQLLQMVVSGNRNRTQHPTDANACSSRSHAVFQVYVKQQACAGGPAGHVQVAKMSLVDLAGSERASVAKTRGKRLREGASINRSLLALIGVITALAGAKGPRSHVPYRDSKLTRLLKDCLGGNCRTLMLAVLSPSPLAYEDTYNTLKYASRAKEIEVSLQSNLRGVDCHVCKYRELCEQLRAEVAELRAKLRANEDAASGSQCQGPALLPALASSPLQLPRDGAPASSRALNVTHEVCTVPASASGPGPLGCSVPEALEQRQSLQDQQDDAPSGAKAAAPAMSFSPRQQPLPRDGSFLAQDAAPEALEAVGQQEAAAGQKQVAAASTAAELSRASPAQRSQQGWDGQVPAKASVAVPAAPLISSPLPDWQHLAPLTSATLLALSPIRKRGLELLPAAVPSTSPTRSAPCQPQPVGPGPWAAACQRPWSRGRACRTSRMMPPQGPKPLALPWVGVGAASPSRGAAGSKLPSPLRASHGRPFVPCEQAWQQERSSTTLAARGSSPLLPALPLPAASSQALPGKASPARPPCPAAQLLPWQLCPILPAAPPALLRALLCAQPSPPTCGAVPPSLLRLGSPLFPSPIPVAVRFHYPLSFAALSPAPSPFALSSSFPPSAARSLH; the protein is encoded by the exons atggcGCTGGTGCCTCCCCCCCAGGAGGGCACCGTGGCCGTCATGGTGCGAGTGCGACCCCCTGCAGCCGGCGAGAGAGCCGCGCAGCAGCCGCTGCTGAGAGTCGTCGACCACAAGACCCTTGTGTTCGACCCCGAAGGGCTCGGTGGTGCCTCCGGCCCTGCGCTGCCTGCCCGCGGCACCAAGCACCCGGGGAAGCAGCAGAAGTTCGTCTTCGACCGGGTGTTTGGGGAGCAGGCCACGCAggaggaggtgttccagcacACCACCCGCGACATGGTCGACACCGTCCTCGATGGCTACAACTGCTCCG TGTTTGCCTACGGTGCCACGGGAGCAGGGAAAAGCTTCACCATGatgggctctgagcagagccctggcatcATCTACCTGGCCATGGTGGAGCTATACAAGCAGCTGGAGGCTAGGAAGGAGAAGAGCTACGAGGTCCTGGTCTCCTACCAGGAG gtctACAACGAGCAGCTCCACGACCTGCTGGAGCCCAAgggccctctgagcatctgggAGGACCCTGAGAAGGGAGCCGTGGTTCAGGGCCTCTCCTTGcaccag cccagctctgcggagcagctgctgcagatggtGGTGAGCGGCAACAGGAACCGGACGCAGCATCCCACTGATGCCAATGCCTGCTCCTCCCGCTCCCACGCTGTCTTCCAg GTCTATGTGAAGCAGCAGGCGTGTGCCGGTGGCCCGGCTGGGCACGTGCAGGTGGCCAAGATGAGCTTGGTGGACCTGGCAGGCTCGGAGCGAGCTTCGGTGGCCAAGACAAGGGGCAAGCGGCTGCGGGAGGGGGCCAGCATCAACCGCTCGCTGCTGGCCCTCATCGGCGTCATCACGGCGCTGGCGGGCGCCAAG ggcccGAGGAGCCACGTCCCGTACCGGGACAGCAAGCTGACGCGCCTGCTGAAGGACTGCCTCGGCGGCAACTGCCGCACCCTCATGCTGGCTGTGCTCAGCCCCTCGCCGCTGGCCTACGAGGACACCTACAACACGCTCAAGTATGCCAGCCGTGCCAAGGAGATCGAGGTCTCG ctgcagagcaaccTGCGCGGCGTGGACTGCCACGTGTGCAAATACAGGGAGCTGTgcgagcagctgagagcagag GTGGCAGAGCTTCGGGCGAAACTCCGTGCCAACGAGGATGCTGCCAGCGGCTCGCAGTGCCAGGGGCCggcgctgctgcctgccctcgcCTCCAGCCCCTTGCAGCTGCCCAG GGATggagctcctgccagcagccgTGCCCTCAATGTCACCCACGAGGTCTGCACTgtgccagcctcagccagtGGGCCCGGGCCCTTGGGCTGCAGCGTGCCAGAGGCcttggagcagaggcagagcctgcaggacCAGCAGGATGATGCCCCCTCAGGGGCCAA ggctgcagctcctgccatgaGCTTCTCCCCAAGgcagcagcccctccccagggatggcagcttcCTTGCTCAGGATGCAGCCCCGGAGGCACTGGAGGCTGTGggccagcaggaggctgctgcaggccagaAGCAGGTGGCAgctgcaagcacagctgcagagctcagccgggccagcccagcccagaggagccagcagggctgggatgggCAGGTGCCAG CCAAGGCCTctgtggctgtgcctgctgcccctctgatcagctctcccctgccagaCTGGCAGCACCTGGCACCGCTCACCAGTgctacactgctggctctcagcCCCATTAGGAAGAGGG ggctggagctcctgccagcagccgTGCCCTCAACGTCACCCACGAGGTCTGCACCgtgccagcctcagccagtGGGCCCGGGCCCTTGGGCTGCAGCGTGCCAGAGGCcttggagcagaggcagagcctgcaggacCAGCAGGATGATGCCCCCTCAGGGGCCAA agccccttgccctgccctgggtgggcGTCGGAGCCGCATCCCCCAGCCGCGGAGCAGCAGGAAGCAAGCTGCCAAGTCCTCTGCGTGCCAG CCACGGCAGACCTTTCGTGCCCTGTGAGCAGGCCTGGCAGCAAGAGAGGAGCAGCACAACGTTGGCAGCCCGCGGCAGCagccccctgctgccagccctgcccctgccggCTGCATCCAGCCAAGCGCTCCCTGGGAAGGCTTCCCCAGCCAggcccccctgccctgctgcccagctcctgccttggcagctctgccccatccttcctgcagcccctccagctctcctgcgtgccctgctctgtgcccagccctccccccccacctgcGGTGctgtccccccctcccttttgcGGCTCGGttcccctctcttcccctctcccatcCCGGTCGCGGTGCGGTTCCATTACCCCCTCTCCTTCGCAGCTCTgtctcctgccccctccccctttgcgctctcctcctcctttcccccctccgcGGCTCGGTCCCTTCACTAA
- the LOC135184105 gene encoding kinesin-like protein KIF18B isoform X1 yields MALVPPPQEGTVAVMVRVRPPAAGERAAQQPLLRVVDHKTLVFDPEGLGGASGPALPARGTKHPGKQQKFVFDRVFGEQATQEEVFQHTTRDMVDTVLDGYNCSVFAYGATGAGKSFTMMGSEQSPGIIYLAMVELYKQLEARKEKSYEVLVSYQEVYNEQLHDLLEPKGPLSIWEDPEKGAVVQGLSLHQPSSAEQLLQMVVSGNRNRTQHPTDANACSSRSHAVFQVYVKQQACAGGPAGHVQVAKMSLVDLAGSERASVAKTRGKRLREGASINRSLLALIGVITALAGAKGPRSHVPYRDSKLTRLLKDCLGGNCRTLMLAVLSPSPLAYEDTYNTLKYASRAKEIEVSLQSNLRGVDCHVCKYRELCEQLRAEVAELRAKLRANEDAASGSQCQGPALLPALASSPLQLPRDGAPASSRALNVTHEVCTVPASASGPGPLGCSVPEALEQRQSLQDQQDDAPSGAKAAAPAMSFSPRQQPLPRDGSFLAQDAAPEALEAVGQQEAAAGQKQVAAASTAAELSRASPAQRSQQGWDGQVPAKASVAVPAAPLISSPLPDWQHLAPLTSATLLALSPIRKRGRSPEVPASSQLASACSLSPGLKHQRRSGQCTEAARAGQSLDSPCLPAAAQAAPGSLAPPACTSSLCLGPLGESCVPLSGAEGGCALPVPSGHDLNATFEVCKAGAPASSRALNVTHEVCTVPASASGPGPLGCSVPEALEQRQSLQDQQDDAPSGANHGRPFVPCEQAWQQERSSTTLAARGSSPLLPALPLPAASSQALPGKASPARPPCPAAQLLPWQLCPILPAAPPALLRALLCAQPSPPTCGAVPPSLLRLGSPLFPSPIPVAVRFHYPLSFAALSPAPSPFALSSSFPPSAARSLH; encoded by the exons atggcGCTGGTGCCTCCCCCCCAGGAGGGCACCGTGGCCGTCATGGTGCGAGTGCGACCCCCTGCAGCCGGCGAGAGAGCCGCGCAGCAGCCGCTGCTGAGAGTCGTCGACCACAAGACCCTTGTGTTCGACCCCGAAGGGCTCGGTGGTGCCTCCGGCCCTGCGCTGCCTGCCCGCGGCACCAAGCACCCGGGGAAGCAGCAGAAGTTCGTCTTCGACCGGGTGTTTGGGGAGCAGGCCACGCAggaggaggtgttccagcacACCACCCGCGACATGGTCGACACCGTCCTCGATGGCTACAACTGCTCCG TGTTTGCCTACGGTGCCACGGGAGCAGGGAAAAGCTTCACCATGatgggctctgagcagagccctggcatcATCTACCTGGCCATGGTGGAGCTATACAAGCAGCTGGAGGCTAGGAAGGAGAAGAGCTACGAGGTCCTGGTCTCCTACCAGGAG gtctACAACGAGCAGCTCCACGACCTGCTGGAGCCCAAgggccctctgagcatctgggAGGACCCTGAGAAGGGAGCCGTGGTTCAGGGCCTCTCCTTGcaccag cccagctctgcggagcagctgctgcagatggtGGTGAGCGGCAACAGGAACCGGACGCAGCATCCCACTGATGCCAATGCCTGCTCCTCCCGCTCCCACGCTGTCTTCCAg GTCTATGTGAAGCAGCAGGCGTGTGCCGGTGGCCCGGCTGGGCACGTGCAGGTGGCCAAGATGAGCTTGGTGGACCTGGCAGGCTCGGAGCGAGCTTCGGTGGCCAAGACAAGGGGCAAGCGGCTGCGGGAGGGGGCCAGCATCAACCGCTCGCTGCTGGCCCTCATCGGCGTCATCACGGCGCTGGCGGGCGCCAAG ggcccGAGGAGCCACGTCCCGTACCGGGACAGCAAGCTGACGCGCCTGCTGAAGGACTGCCTCGGCGGCAACTGCCGCACCCTCATGCTGGCTGTGCTCAGCCCCTCGCCGCTGGCCTACGAGGACACCTACAACACGCTCAAGTATGCCAGCCGTGCCAAGGAGATCGAGGTCTCG ctgcagagcaaccTGCGCGGCGTGGACTGCCACGTGTGCAAATACAGGGAGCTGTgcgagcagctgagagcagag GTGGCAGAGCTTCGGGCGAAACTCCGTGCCAACGAGGATGCTGCCAGCGGCTCGCAGTGCCAGGGGCCggcgctgctgcctgccctcgcCTCCAGCCCCTTGCAGCTGCCCAG GGATggagctcctgccagcagccgTGCCCTCAATGTCACCCACGAGGTCTGCACTgtgccagcctcagccagtGGGCCCGGGCCCTTGGGCTGCAGCGTGCCAGAGGCcttggagcagaggcagagcctgcaggacCAGCAGGATGATGCCCCCTCAGGGGCCAA ggctgcagctcctgccatgaGCTTCTCCCCAAGgcagcagcccctccccagggatggcagcttcCTTGCTCAGGATGCAGCCCCGGAGGCACTGGAGGCTGTGggccagcaggaggctgctgcaggccagaAGCAGGTGGCAgctgcaagcacagctgcagagctcagccgggccagcccagcccagaggagccagcagggctgggatgggCAGGTGCCAG CCAAGGCCTctgtggctgtgcctgctgcccctctgatcagctctcccctgccagaCTGGCAGCACCTGGCACCGCTCACCAGTgctacactgctggctctcagcCCCATTAGGAAGAGGGGTAGGTCCCCAGAGGTGCCAGCTTCGTCCCAGCTGgcatctgcctgcagcctgtccccagggctGAAACACCAGCGCAGGAGTGGGCAGTGCAcagaggctgccagggcagggcagagcctggacAGCCCCTGCctaccagctgctgcccaggcagcccctggctccctggcacctccagcctgcacctccagcctgtgcctggggcCGCTCGGTGAGAGCTGTGTGCCCCTGTCGGGTGCTGAgggtggctgtgccctgcctgtgccctctgGCCACGACCTGAATGCCACCTTTGAGGTCTGCAA ggctggagctcctgccagcagccgTGCCCTCAACGTCACCCACGAGGTCTGCACCgtgccagcctcagccagtGGGCCCGGGCCCTTGGGCTGCAGCGTGCCAGAGGCcttggagcagaggcagagcctgcaggacCAGCAGGATGATGCCCCCTCAGGGGCCAA CCACGGCAGACCTTTCGTGCCCTGTGAGCAGGCCTGGCAGCAAGAGAGGAGCAGCACAACGTTGGCAGCCCGCGGCAGCagccccctgctgccagccctgcccctgccggCTGCATCCAGCCAAGCGCTCCCTGGGAAGGCTTCCCCAGCCAggcccccctgccctgctgcccagctcctgccttggcagctctgccccatccttcctgcagcccctccagctctcctgcgtgccctgctctgtgcccagccctccccccccacctgcGGTGctgtccccccctcccttttgcGGCTCGGttcccctctcttcccctctcccatcCCGGTCGCGGTGCGGTTCCATTACCCCCTCTCCTTCGCAGCTCTgtctcctgccccctccccctttgcgctctcctcctcctttcccccctccgcGGCTCGGTCCCTTCACTAA